A genomic segment from Variovorax paradoxus B4 encodes:
- the oxc gene encoding oxalyl-CoA decarboxylase, which translates to MSSVRTDKEASTTLDDALKPKNRANDGDAVVLALKQPTEEASPAHETTIDGFHLVIDALKLNDIDTIFGLPGIPITDLTRMAQAEGLRVISFRHEQHAGNAAAAAGFLTQKPGICLTVSAPGFLNGLTALANATTNCFPMILISGSSEREIVDLQQGDYEEMDQLAIAKPLCKAAFRVLHAEDIGVGIARAIRSALSGRPGGVYLDLPAKLFAQTMDAEAGRRSLIKVVDPAPRQIPAPDAVKRALDLLKGAKKPLILLGKGAAYAQADADIRALVEKTGIPYLPMSMAKGLLPDTHAQSAAAARSYVLQEADVVMLVGARLNWLLSHGKGKTWGQDKGAKQFIQIDIAPTEIDSNVAIAAPVIGDIGSCVAALLAGVDAKWAKPPAEWTGAIAERKDKNLSKMAATLAARPSPMNFHSALSVIRDQVKARPDAIVVNEGANTLDFARSIVDMYEPRKRLDVGTWGIMGIGMGFAVAAAVVTDKPVIAIEGDSAFGFSGMEVETICRYNLPICIVVFNNNGVYRGTDVNGSGTADVAPTVFVKNARYDKLMEAFGGVGVNATTADELQKALAEAVASRRPTLINAVIDETAGTESGRITSLNPSTAKKTQQQ; encoded by the coding sequence ATGTCTTCAGTAAGAACGGACAAAGAGGCATCCACGACCCTGGACGACGCCCTCAAGCCCAAGAACAGGGCGAACGACGGCGATGCGGTCGTGCTCGCCCTCAAGCAGCCCACGGAGGAGGCATCGCCGGCGCACGAAACGACCATCGATGGCTTCCACCTGGTCATCGATGCGTTGAAGCTGAACGACATCGACACCATCTTCGGCCTGCCGGGCATCCCCATCACCGACCTCACGCGCATGGCGCAGGCAGAGGGCCTGCGGGTCATTTCGTTCCGCCACGAGCAGCATGCGGGAAACGCCGCCGCCGCGGCCGGCTTCCTCACGCAGAAGCCCGGCATCTGCCTGACGGTGTCGGCCCCCGGCTTCCTGAACGGCCTGACGGCGCTGGCCAATGCCACCACCAACTGCTTCCCGATGATTCTCATCAGCGGCTCGAGCGAGCGCGAGATCGTCGACCTGCAGCAGGGCGACTATGAGGAGATGGACCAGCTCGCGATCGCCAAGCCGCTGTGCAAGGCGGCCTTTCGCGTGCTGCACGCCGAGGACATCGGCGTGGGCATCGCCCGGGCGATCCGCTCGGCGCTGTCGGGCCGCCCGGGCGGCGTGTACCTCGACCTGCCGGCCAAGCTGTTCGCGCAGACCATGGACGCCGAGGCCGGCCGCCGCTCGCTCATCAAGGTGGTCGATCCCGCGCCGCGCCAGATTCCCGCGCCCGACGCTGTGAAGCGCGCGCTCGACCTGCTCAAGGGCGCGAAGAAGCCGCTGATCCTGCTGGGCAAGGGCGCAGCCTACGCCCAGGCCGACGCCGACATCCGCGCACTGGTCGAGAAGACCGGCATCCCCTACCTGCCGATGTCGATGGCCAAGGGCTTGCTGCCCGACACCCATGCGCAGTCGGCCGCTGCCGCGCGCTCCTACGTGCTGCAGGAAGCCGACGTGGTGATGCTGGTGGGCGCGCGCCTCAACTGGCTGCTCTCGCACGGCAAGGGCAAGACCTGGGGCCAGGACAAGGGCGCCAAGCAGTTCATCCAGATCGACATTGCGCCGACCGAGATCGACAGCAACGTGGCCATTGCCGCGCCGGTGATCGGCGACATCGGCTCCTGCGTGGCGGCGCTGCTCGCGGGCGTCGATGCCAAGTGGGCCAAGCCGCCGGCCGAATGGACCGGCGCCATCGCCGAGCGCAAGGACAAGAACCTGTCGAAGATGGCCGCCACGCTGGCCGCGCGGCCCTCGCCGATGAATTTCCACAGCGCGCTCAGCGTGATCCGCGACCAGGTGAAGGCCCGGCCCGATGCCATCGTGGTGAACGAAGGCGCCAACACGCTGGACTTCGCGCGCAGCATCGTCGACATGTACGAGCCGCGCAAGCGCCTGGACGTGGGCACCTGGGGAATCATGGGCATCGGCATGGGCTTTGCCGTAGCGGCCGCGGTGGTCACCGACAAGCCGGTGATCGCCATCGAGGGCGACAGCGCCTTCGGCTTCAGCGGCATGGAGGTGGAGACCATCTGCCGCTACAACCTGCCGATCTGCATCGTCGTGTTCAACAACAACGGCGTCTACCGCGGCACCGACGTGAACGGCAGCGGCACCGCCGACGTGGCGCCCACCGTGTTCGTGAAGAACGCGCGCTACGACAAGCTGATGGAAGCCTTCGGCGGCGTGGGCGTGAACGCCACCACCGCGGATGAATTGCAGAAGGCGCTGGCCGAGGCCGTCGCCTCCCGCCGTCCGACCCTGATCAACGCCGTCATCGACGAGACCGCCGGAACGGAAAGCGGCCGGATCACCAGCCTGAATCCGAGCACGGCAAAGAAAACGCAGCAGCAGTAA
- a CDS encoding Crp/Fnr family transcriptional regulator, with product MTLLENHPEKNIIRAQLRQNILLKDLSESDRAELETHLVIVDGNKGDFLLHQGVREMEQYFILDGILKRVVSNPEGKEMILRFADAHDMETSYAALRLGTPTPYGIVCVTKARVASLPLKEWIAFLNRHPETKELFEYCVMRGMSEIMAHTITLHLLDAPGRVHRFMRKHPELEDRIPSKELASYLNLSAETLSRLRKRGKI from the coding sequence ATGACGTTGTTGGAAAACCACCCGGAGAAAAACATCATTCGCGCGCAGCTCCGGCAGAACATCCTGCTCAAGGACTTGAGCGAGAGCGATCGCGCCGAGCTGGAAACCCATCTCGTCATCGTGGACGGCAACAAGGGCGATTTCCTGCTGCACCAGGGCGTGCGCGAGATGGAGCAGTACTTCATCCTCGACGGCATCCTCAAGCGGGTGGTGAGCAACCCCGAGGGCAAGGAAATGATCCTGCGCTTTGCCGATGCGCACGACATGGAAACCAGCTATGCGGCGCTGCGGCTGGGCACGCCCACGCCCTACGGCATCGTCTGCGTCACCAAGGCCCGGGTGGCCAGCCTGCCGCTGAAGGAATGGATCGCGTTCCTGAACCGCCACCCCGAGACCAAGGAACTGTTCGAGTACTGCGTGATGCGCGGCATGAGCGAAATCATGGCGCACACCATCACCCTTCACTTGCTCGACGCGCCGGGCCGCGTGCACCGGTTCATGCGCAAGCACCCCGAGCTGGAAGACCGCATTCCAAGCAAGGAATTGGCCTCGTATCTCAATCTCTCCGCAGAAACCCTGAGCCGGCTCCGAAAACGCGGAAAGATCTAG
- a CDS encoding cytidylate kinase family protein gives MPVIALTQEMGSLAKDVSLRLAETLGLEVMRHETIERVADRMQVPTSFIGRLRDGKAGFVERLTADRRSLALYTAEELFALADRGNVVLRGWGATCLLRTVPHVVCVRITRSMKKRVEWLMAHLETDDAEFAEAEIRRSDDAHAARMHAQFGVTWGDPVLYDLVLNTDRLSVDSCVAQIRALVERPEFAETPASRALLANMALAARVKSALKDNEATGDIRVTVEADQGKVTLSGIVLDAQERVLTEDVASKVDGVSGVDNALRLMTVPRRFASAKQT, from the coding sequence ATGCCAGTGATCGCACTCACCCAGGAGATGGGTTCCCTCGCCAAGGACGTATCGCTTCGGCTTGCCGAAACGCTCGGGCTGGAGGTCATGCGCCACGAGACGATCGAGCGCGTGGCCGACCGCATGCAGGTGCCGACCAGCTTCATCGGTCGCCTGCGCGACGGCAAGGCCGGCTTCGTCGAACGGCTCACCGCCGACCGGCGCAGCCTTGCGCTCTACACGGCCGAGGAACTCTTCGCGCTGGCCGATCGCGGCAACGTGGTGCTGCGCGGCTGGGGCGCGACCTGCCTGCTGCGGACGGTGCCGCACGTGGTGTGCGTGCGCATCACGCGCTCGATGAAGAAGCGAGTCGAATGGCTGATGGCGCACCTCGAAACCGACGATGCCGAGTTCGCCGAAGCCGAGATCCGGCGCAGCGACGATGCGCACGCGGCGCGCATGCATGCACAGTTCGGTGTGACATGGGGCGACCCGGTGCTCTACGACCTGGTGCTCAACACGGATCGCCTCTCGGTGGACAGCTGCGTGGCGCAGATCCGCGCGCTGGTGGAGCGCCCGGAGTTCGCCGAGACACCGGCCTCGCGCGCGCTGTTGGCCAACATGGCGCTCGCGGCGCGGGTGAAGTCGGCGCTGAAGGACAACGAGGCGACCGGCGACATCCGCGTGACCGTCGAGGCCGACCAGGGCAAGGTAACGCTGAGCGGCATCGTGCTCGATGCGCAGGAGCGCGTGCTCACGGAGGATGTGGCTTCCAAGGTCGACGGCGTGAGCGGCGTCGACAACGCGCTGCGCCTGATGACCGTTCCGCGCCGCTTCGCGTCGGCGAAGCAGACCTGA
- a CDS encoding tripartite tricarboxylate transporter permease, with protein sequence MDEISALMQGFSVILTPMNIGLMFVGIILGVLIGVLPGLGGANGVAILLPLTFTMSPTSAIIMLSCIYWGALFGGAITSILFNIPGEPWSVATTFDGYPMAQQGNAGAALTTAFTSSFVGALLAVIMITFLAPLVAKFALKFGSPEFFAVYLLTFCSFVGMGKGSPFKILASMALGFALASVGMDTVTGQLRLTFGQSELMRGFDFLIAVIGLFGIGEILLSMEEGLKFSGKSAKIDPKVVLQTWKQLPQYWVTSLRSSLIGIWMGITPGGATPASFMAYGLAKKMSKRGSKFGTGQMEGVVAPETAAHAAGTSALLPMLALGIPGSPTAAVLLGGLLIWGLQPGPLLFVEQKDFVWGLIASMYLGNIVGLIVVLSTVPLFASILRIPFSIIAPVIIVICAIGAYTVHNAMLDIWFMLGFGVVGYLFKKLDFPLAPLVLALVLGDKAEDSFRQAMLVSQGDVMIMFSNPLVGGITTLALLLLFWPLISKVLAFVKPKKPDEFAVERPVD encoded by the coding sequence ATGGATGAAATCAGTGCCCTGATGCAGGGCTTCTCGGTAATCCTCACGCCGATGAACATCGGCCTGATGTTCGTCGGCATCATCCTGGGGGTGCTGATCGGCGTGCTCCCCGGGCTGGGCGGCGCCAACGGGGTGGCGATTTTGCTGCCCCTCACGTTCACGATGTCGCCGACCTCGGCGATCATCATGCTGTCGTGCATCTACTGGGGGGCGCTGTTCGGCGGAGCCATCACCTCCATCCTGTTCAACATCCCGGGCGAGCCGTGGTCGGTGGCCACCACCTTCGACGGCTATCCGATGGCGCAGCAGGGCAACGCGGGCGCCGCGCTGACCACGGCCTTCACCTCGTCGTTCGTCGGCGCGCTGCTGGCGGTGATCATGATCACCTTCCTGGCGCCGCTGGTGGCCAAGTTCGCGCTCAAGTTCGGCTCGCCCGAGTTCTTTGCGGTGTACCTGCTGACCTTCTGCAGCTTCGTGGGCATGGGCAAGGGCTCGCCGTTCAAGATCCTGGCGTCGATGGCGCTTGGCTTCGCGTTGGCGAGCGTGGGCATGGACACGGTCACGGGCCAGCTGCGGCTCACCTTCGGCCAGTCGGAGCTGATGCGCGGCTTCGACTTCCTGATTGCGGTGATCGGCCTGTTCGGCATCGGCGAAATCCTGCTGTCGATGGAGGAGGGCCTGAAGTTCTCGGGCAAGAGCGCGAAGATCGATCCCAAGGTGGTGCTGCAGACCTGGAAGCAGCTGCCGCAGTACTGGGTGACTTCGCTGCGCAGCTCGCTGATCGGCATCTGGATGGGCATCACGCCCGGCGGTGCGACACCGGCCTCGTTCATGGCCTACGGCCTGGCCAAGAAGATGTCCAAGCGCGGCTCCAAGTTCGGCACCGGCCAGATGGAAGGCGTGGTGGCCCCTGAGACCGCGGCGCACGCCGCGGGCACCAGCGCACTGCTGCCGATGCTGGCGCTGGGCATTCCGGGTTCGCCCACCGCCGCGGTGCTGCTGGGCGGCCTCCTGATCTGGGGCCTGCAGCCCGGACCGCTGCTGTTCGTCGAGCAGAAGGACTTCGTCTGGGGCCTGATCGCCAGCATGTACCTGGGCAACATCGTGGGCCTGATCGTGGTGCTGAGCACGGTGCCGCTGTTCGCGTCGATCCTGCGCATTCCGTTCTCGATCATTGCGCCGGTGATCATCGTGATCTGCGCCATTGGCGCCTACACGGTGCACAACGCGATGCTCGACATCTGGTTCATGCTCGGCTTCGGCGTGGTGGGGTATCTGTTCAAGAAACTCGATTTCCCGCTGGCGCCGCTGGTGCTGGCGCTGGTGCTCGGCGACAAGGCGGAAGACTCGTTCCGCCAGGCCATGTTGGTCTCGCAGGGCGACGTGATGATCATGTTCTCGAACCCGCTGGTCGGCGGCATCACCACCCTCGCGCTGCTGCTGCTGTTCTGGCCGCTGATCTCCAAGGTGCTGGCTTTCGTCAAGCCCAAGAAGCCCGACGAGTTCGCCGTCGAGCGCCCGGTGGACTGA
- a CDS encoding tripartite tricarboxylate transporter TctB family protein — MEHDENSADGPVRTGVATNVVEAVVALVLVVIGLVVIYESQRLGSGWTSDGPGAGYFPFYIGVIITISGAGILYQALLGKNRKTEVFVDSVQLKRVLSVLLPATVYVMAISLLGLYVASAIYIALFMVFLGKYSWVKSVIAALAVNTVFFCMFEVWFKVPLFKGALDPLRFLGY; from the coding sequence ATGGAGCACGACGAGAATTCAGCAGACGGTCCGGTGCGCACGGGCGTAGCGACCAACGTGGTCGAGGCAGTGGTTGCACTGGTCCTGGTGGTGATAGGGCTGGTGGTGATCTACGAGAGCCAGAGGCTGGGCTCCGGCTGGACCAGCGACGGTCCCGGCGCGGGGTACTTCCCCTTCTACATCGGCGTGATCATCACCATTTCCGGTGCCGGCATCCTGTACCAGGCCCTGCTGGGCAAGAACAGGAAGACCGAGGTCTTCGTCGACTCGGTGCAGCTCAAGCGCGTGCTGTCGGTGCTGCTGCCGGCCACGGTCTACGTGATGGCGATTTCATTGCTCGGCCTCTATGTGGCATCGGCGATCTACATCGCGCTGTTCATGGTGTTCCTGGGCAAGTACTCGTGGGTGAAGAGCGTCATTGCGGCGCTGGCGGTCAACACGGTGTTCTTCTGCATGTTCGAGGTGTGGTTCAAGGTGCCCCTGTTCAAGGGCGCACTCGATCCCCTCCGGTTTCTCGGCTACTGA
- a CDS encoding Bug family tripartite tricarboxylate transporter substrate binding protein, with protein sequence MMKNFFSRTRACRAKVFTAAMLALAVATPASAWEPTKPVEFVIPAGTGGGADQMGRLLQGIVIKYKLMKEPLIVVNKSGGAGAEGFLAVKEAKGDPHKIIISLSNLFTTPMATGVPFNWKDMTPVAMMALDQFVLWTNAEQPYKNASEFIAAAKAAGPSKFKMAGTGSKQEDQIITVALEKATGTKFIYVPFKGGGEVAVQLVGGHVQSTVNNPIEAVAQWRAGKLRALCVFDDHRMPFKAKVTETQSWNDVPTCKEAGVPTKYTMLRGIFMPAGVTPDQLAFYVDLLTKIAATPDWKEYMEKGAFNPTFMTGDAFTKWLTEAEATHRTLMTEAGFLASNK encoded by the coding sequence ATGATGAAGAACTTCTTTTCGCGCACCCGCGCTTGTCGGGCAAAAGTCTTCACCGCGGCCATGTTGGCGCTCGCGGTCGCCACACCAGCCTCCGCATGGGAACCCACCAAGCCGGTGGAGTTCGTGATTCCGGCGGGCACCGGCGGCGGCGCCGACCAGATGGGCCGGCTGCTGCAGGGCATCGTCATCAAGTACAAGCTGATGAAGGAGCCGCTGATCGTCGTCAACAAGTCGGGCGGCGCGGGTGCCGAGGGCTTCCTTGCCGTGAAGGAAGCCAAGGGCGATCCGCACAAGATCATCATCTCGCTGTCCAACCTGTTCACCACGCCCATGGCCACCGGCGTGCCCTTCAACTGGAAGGACATGACGCCGGTCGCGATGATGGCGCTCGACCAGTTCGTGCTTTGGACCAACGCCGAACAGCCGTACAAGAACGCCTCCGAGTTCATTGCGGCGGCCAAGGCAGCGGGCCCGAGCAAGTTCAAGATGGCCGGCACCGGCTCCAAGCAGGAAGACCAGATCATCACGGTGGCGCTCGAGAAGGCCACCGGCACCAAGTTCATCTACGTGCCGTTCAAGGGCGGCGGCGAGGTGGCGGTGCAACTGGTGGGCGGCCACGTGCAATCGACCGTCAACAACCCGATCGAGGCAGTGGCCCAGTGGCGCGCGGGCAAGCTGCGCGCGCTGTGCGTGTTCGACGACCACCGCATGCCGTTCAAGGCCAAGGTGACGGAGACGCAGTCGTGGAACGATGTGCCCACCTGCAAGGAAGCCGGCGTTCCCACCAAGTACACCATGCTGCGCGGCATCTTCATGCCCGCCGGCGTGACGCCCGACCAGCTCGCCTTCTACGTGGACCTGCTGACCAAGATCGCCGCCACGCCGGACTGGAAGGAATACATGGAGAAGGGTGCCTTCAACCCGACCTTCATGACCGGCGACGCGTTCACCAAATGGCTCACGGAAGCGGAAGCCACGCACCGCACGCTGATGACGGAAGCCGGCTTCCTGGCCAGCAACAAGTAG
- a CDS encoding tyrosine-type recombinase/integrase, giving the protein MALTDTFVRQVKPTGKANGDKYADGAGMYLLVKTAGKYWRMDYTFAGKRKTLALGTYPEVSLAKARDRRAAARELLADGTDPSAAKREKKRALADAAANTFETVAREWLGKTAAKRASGTQLKVKTWLEKDVLPFIGKMPMSTIGPRDILERVVRKLEARGAIDTAHRVKQLCGQVFRFAVVSGLAERDVTADLSEALASKATKHFAAITEPKRVGDLMRSIHAYSGHPTTVAALKLSPLLFVRPGELRTAEWAEIDLDAAEWRIAGPKMKMKVDHVVPLATQAVEILRNLHPITGHGRFVFPSIRTGERPMSENTINAALRGMGYSAEVHTAHGFRATARTIMDEVLGERVDFIEHQLSHVVRDTNGRAYNRTAHLPARREMMQRWADYLDKLRIGADVTPLKPRQMT; this is encoded by the coding sequence ATGGCGCTGACGGACACGTTTGTTAGGCAGGTGAAGCCCACCGGGAAGGCCAACGGCGACAAATATGCCGACGGCGCCGGCATGTACCTGTTGGTGAAGACTGCCGGGAAATACTGGCGAATGGATTACACCTTCGCCGGCAAGCGGAAGACGCTGGCGCTGGGAACCTACCCGGAGGTCTCGCTGGCCAAGGCTCGGGATCGCCGCGCCGCCGCCCGCGAGCTGCTGGCAGACGGGACCGACCCGAGCGCGGCCAAGCGCGAAAAAAAGAGAGCCCTGGCCGACGCGGCGGCGAATACGTTCGAGACGGTTGCGCGCGAGTGGCTGGGAAAGACCGCGGCCAAACGAGCGAGCGGAACGCAGCTCAAGGTCAAGACATGGCTCGAGAAGGACGTGCTCCCCTTCATCGGCAAGATGCCCATGTCCACCATCGGTCCGCGCGACATTCTGGAGCGAGTGGTCCGCAAGCTGGAAGCACGCGGCGCTATCGATACCGCCCATCGCGTCAAGCAGCTTTGCGGGCAGGTGTTTCGCTTCGCAGTGGTGTCAGGGCTGGCAGAGCGGGACGTGACCGCCGATCTGAGCGAAGCTCTGGCCTCGAAAGCGACCAAGCACTTCGCCGCCATTACCGAGCCCAAGCGAGTCGGAGACCTGATGCGCTCGATCCATGCCTACAGCGGCCACCCCACGACCGTTGCCGCGCTGAAGCTTTCCCCGCTGCTGTTTGTCCGGCCTGGCGAGTTGCGCACCGCGGAATGGGCCGAGATCGACCTGGACGCGGCCGAGTGGCGCATCGCCGGCCCGAAGATGAAAATGAAGGTCGACCACGTCGTGCCGCTGGCCACCCAGGCGGTGGAGATCCTGCGCAACCTCCACCCGATCACGGGGCATGGACGGTTCGTGTTTCCCAGCATACGGACGGGGGAACGCCCCATGAGCGAGAACACGATCAATGCCGCCCTGCGCGGGATGGGCTACAGCGCTGAAGTCCACACGGCCCACGGCTTCAGGGCAACCGCGCGGACCATCATGGATGAGGTGCTTGGCGAGCGCGTGGACTTCATCGAGCACCAGCTCTCCCACGTGGTCAGGGATACCAACGGTCGTGCGTACAACCGCACCGCACATCTCCCCGCGCGCCGGGAAATGATGCAGCGCTGGGCGGACTACCTGGACAAGCTGCGCATCGGTGCCGACGTGACTCCCTTGAAGCCGCGCCAGATGACATAG
- a CDS encoding YlcI/YnfO family protein, producing MKSCTLPAVRVEPELRAELEAVLGEEETISTFVADAVRRAVDFRRVQTDFHARGESAWQDYLRTGVSHPVDEVFDRVQARIDARRRELQGPGT from the coding sequence ATGAAATCGTGCACCTTACCTGCCGTTCGCGTTGAGCCGGAACTGCGTGCCGAGCTCGAAGCGGTCCTGGGTGAAGAGGAAACCATCAGCACCTTTGTGGCCGATGCCGTGCGCCGAGCAGTTGACTTCCGTCGCGTCCAAACGGACTTCCATGCGCGTGGCGAGTCCGCTTGGCAGGACTACCTGCGAACCGGTGTTTCACACCCCGTGGACGAAGTGTTTGACCGCGTCCAGGCCCGCATTGATGCACGACGTCGCGAATTGCAAGGCCCCGGCACGTGA
- a CDS encoding type II toxin-antitoxin system RelE/ParE family toxin, which produces MTELFGVEMTPQAEDDLERLFEFLVARSETLEELDHAQHVLHQLRTSIKKRLAENPWAYRKASDGRRTTRRELIVGLGSTGYVALYEILPGREVRVLAIRHQREEDYH; this is translated from the coding sequence GTGACTGAGTTGTTCGGGGTTGAGATGACCCCGCAAGCCGAGGATGACCTTGAGCGGTTGTTTGAGTTCCTCGTCGCACGGTCAGAGACCTTGGAGGAACTGGATCATGCTCAGCATGTACTGCACCAGCTTCGCACCAGTATCAAGAAGCGGCTGGCCGAGAATCCTTGGGCGTATCGGAAAGCGAGCGACGGCAGGCGTACAACGCGCCGAGAGTTAATCGTAGGCCTTGGTTCCACAGGCTATGTGGCCCTCTACGAAATCCTTCCAGGGCGGGAAGTCAGGGTGTTGGCAATTCGTCATCAGCGCGAAGAGGACTACCACTGA